Below is a window of Candidatus Cloacimonadota bacterium DNA.
ATTTGGTTCTATTCGGATGGGTTGCCTCCAACCAGTGAACTGCGTAATTTCACTATGCGCAGCGGATCTGAAGTATACGATCGTAATGGGAAAATGATTTATCTATTTGCGTTCGAGAAGCGTAAGTTAGTATCACTCAAAGAACTCCCACCATATTTAATTGATGCCCTGATCATTACAGAAGATAAGAACTACTACAATCACTTTGGAGTTGATATATTAGGCAACATCCGAGCCGTGGCCATCGATGTTATGCGAATGGATTTTTCGCAGGGAGCAAGTACAATTACTCAACAGATGGCGCGAAATATGTTCCTTACTTTGGATAAACGAATTTCACGCAAAATCAAAGAAATACTGTTGGCATTCAGAATCGAAAGGGAATTTAGTAAAGATGAAATTCTTGAGATATATTTCAATAAGATTTTTTGGGGTGGTCAATTACATGGAGTAGAAGCAGCATCGCTAAACTACTTTGGCAAACACGCAAAAGACCTAACACTGGCAGAATCTGCTACTTTGGTTGGCATGATACAAAGACCCAATTACTACCATCCCATCAAGCATCCAGAGCGCACTAAAACTCGTAGAAACAACGTTTTGGAACGAATGCTAAATGCAAATGTGATCACGGATACAGATTATGAACTGGCTGTTTCTGCGCCGTTAAGAAAGAAAGGTAGCTCCATTCGGCAAGTAGCATCAGATTACTTTATTGAGCATATCAGGTTGTATTTGGAACGCAAATATGGCACAGACCGTTTATTCGAGGGCGGATTGCGTATTTATACTACCTTAGATCAAGATTTAACCGTTTTTGCCGATAGTGTTTTAAACAACTATCTTGTTGGAATTGAAAAACGCTACAACTATCCCCATAAATATGCCGATGTAAACTCAAATGCTTTTGATATCACCACGCACTACTTGCAAGGTGGTTTGATACTAATAGAGAATAAAACAGGATACGTTCGCACTATGATTGGAGGCAGAAGCTTTGCACACAGCAAGTTTAACCGAATCACTCAAGCCAAGCGACAACCGGGTAGTTCAATAAAACCCGTTTATTATACTGCTGCCATCGAGAAGGGCTACACTCCCGCAACCGTAATAAATGACGCCGAGATTTCTTTGATAGCCGGAGATGGCAAAAAGTGGACTCCCGTAAACTACAGTCGAAAGTATTACGGTTTTACTCGCATGCGCACAGCACTCACCCACTCCTATAATGCTTGGGCAGTTAAGGCTGCCATTGATTTGGGATTGGATACATTAACTGATGCCTTTAACCGTTTTGGGATAAAAAGAAAGGTAACAGATTACTCGGCAGCATTGGGTTCATACGAGGTAAAACCCATCGATTTGATATCTGCCTACACAACTTTTCCTAATGGAGGCACCAGAATAAGTCCTGTATTTATCGAACGGGTAGAAGATATCAATGGAAAAGTACTTGAGCGAGGTATAACAACCAAGAGCGAGGTTACTAGCGAAGAAGTAGCTTATATTATGACTAGTATGATGCAATCGGTAACTACCTCCGGAACCGGTGCTGCAGCCAG
It encodes the following:
- a CDS encoding PBP1A family penicillin-binding protein, producing the protein MKRSKKTKLAPKLMLYLGIILCILIGVVFGTIWFYSDGLPPTSELRNFTMRSGSEVYDRNGKMIYLFAFEKRKLVSLKELPPYLIDALIITEDKNYYNHFGVDILGNIRAVAIDVMRMDFSQGASTITQQMARNMFLTLDKRISRKIKEILLAFRIEREFSKDEILEIYFNKIFWGGQLHGVEAASLNYFGKHAKDLTLAESATLVGMIQRPNYYHPIKHPERTKTRRNNVLERMLNANVITDTDYELAVSAPLRKKGSSIRQVASDYFIEHIRLYLERKYGTDRLFEGGLRIYTTLDQDLTVFADSVLNNYLVGIEKRYNYPHKYADVNSNAFDITTHYLQGGLILIENKTGYVRTMIGGRSFAHSKFNRITQAKRQPGSSIKPVYYTAAIEKGYTPATVINDAEISLIAGDGKKWTPVNYSRKYYGFTRMRTALTHSYNAWAVKAAIDLGLDTLTDAFNRFGIKRKVTDYSAALGSYEVKPIDLISAYTTFPNGGTRISPVFIERVEDINGKVLERGITTKSEVTSEEVAYIMTSMMQSVTTSGTGAAARNNYHWQVAGKTGTSSDHRDAWFIGFNQEFTLGIWNGFDSNANISGSASCAPIWGKIMTECIKLDNNGKIPRSDDSRYSFSKPDKIVTCKINPKSGFLANDGGIEEYFIEDNTPPAMQDTLQFNFYPTRWGYNDELELE